A single window of Nicotiana sylvestris chromosome 5, ASM39365v2, whole genome shotgun sequence DNA harbors:
- the LOC104235131 gene encoding glucosamine inositolphosphorylceramide transferase 1-like, which yields MGSNPIVVSGSSAHRTTRPNNNKNKNNNDPCVSSSAFVFLIGSFIILGSICGLYVRFLMTPNVHAGLSAIGCKEDDEGSWSIGVFYGDSPFSLKPIEDMNIWRNKSAAWPVANPVITCASASVAGFSSNFVADPFLYVQGNVLYMFFETKNSITMQGDIGVARSTDKGASWEQLGIALDEGWHLSYPYVFDYNGNIYMMPEGRAKGQLRLYRAVKFPMEWTLEKIIMKKPLVDSFIIPHDGKYWLFGSDHRGIGTEYNGQLEIWYSTSPLGPWKPHKKNPIYNTDKSMGARNGGRPFLFDGFLYRVGQDDGETYGRRIRLFKVDVLTTNVFKEVEVPLGLKASIKGRNAWNGARSHHLDVQRLSSGEWIGVTDGDRVPSGDASRRFNLGCASVLSVAALVILFGMLLGAVRGLVPLSWCPHDFGKRSDASLDWEQSNLISSRMRLFCSHLNRASSSLRTRIKPNTCSGSSVLALTFLVIVVLMCTGVKYIYGGSGAHEAYPLHGQYSQFTLLTMTYDARLWNLKMYVKHYSRCSSVREIVVVWNKGQPPELSEFDSAVPVRIRVEEKNSLNNRFKVDPSIKTRSVLELDDDIMMPCDDVERGFKVWREHPERIVGFYPRLANGSPLKYRAETHARKHNGYNMILTGAAFIDSKMAFEMYWSKEAAAGREIVDNLFNCEDVLLNFLYANASSSKTVEYVKPAWAIDTSKFSGVAISGNTQTHYALRSSCLEKFSDMYGSISNRKSEFNHRMDGWDV from the exons ATGGGTTCAAACCCAATCGTAGTTTCCGGCTCCTCAGCCCACAGGACGACCCGacccaacaacaacaagaacaagaACAACAACGATCCATGTGTTAGCTCTTCAGCGTTTGTGTTTTTAATTGGTTCATTCATCATTTTGGGTTCAATTTGTGGGCTTTATGTTCGGTTTTTGATGACCCCAAATGTCCACGCTGGACTCTCCGCCATTGGATGTAAAGAGGATGATGAGGGTTCATGGTCCATTGGTGTTTTTTATGGTGATTCCCCTTTTTCACTCAAACCTATTGAAGAT ATGAATATATGGAGGAATAAGAGTGCGGCATGGCCAGTAGCCAATCCTGTTATCACCTGTGCTTCAGCCTCTGTGGCTGGTTTTTCCAGTAATTTTGTCGCTGACCCCTTTCTTTATGTTCAG GGAAATGTCCTTTATATGTTCTTTGAAACAAAGAATTCAATCACAATGCAAGGGGATATTGGAGTTGCAAGAAGTACTGACAAGGGAGCATCATGGGAGCAGTTAGGTATAGCTTTGGATGAAGGCTGGCATCTGTCCTATCCTTATGTCTTTGACTATAATGGCAAT ATCTATATGATGCCTGAGGGCAGAGCAAAAGGACAACTTCGTCTTTATCGAGCTGTAAAATTTCCCATGGAATGGACATTGGAAAAAATCATAATGAAAAAGCCTCTTGTTGATTCATTTATAATTCCACATGATGGGAAATACTGGCTTTTTGGTTCTGATCATAGAGGTATTGGTACAGAGTATAATGGTCAGTTAGAGATCTGGTACAGCACCTCACCACTTGGTCCTTGGAAACCACATAAGAAAAATCCTATCTATAACACAGATAAGAGCATGGGAGCCCGAAATGGAGGTAGACCCTTTTTATTTGATGGTTTTCTTTATCGTGTTGGCCAAGATGATGGTGAAACATATGGACGGAGAATACGTCTCTTCAAAGTAGACGTTTTAACCACTAATGTGTTCAAAGAAGTTGAAGTCCCGTTGGGCCTTAAAGCCTCAATTAAGGGACGAAATGCCTGGAATGGCGCCCGCAGCCATCACCTTGATGTGCAGCGACTAAGCTCTGGAGAGTGGATTGGAGTTACGGATGGGGACCGAGTGCCTTCGGGAGATGCAAGTCGACGGTTTAATTTAGGCTGTGCATCAGTTTTAAGTGTTGCAGCCCTGGttatattgtttggtatgttacTTGGAGCTGTTAGAGGTTTAGTTCCACTAAGTTGGTGCCCACACGATTTTGGAAAGAGGAGTGATGCATCGTTGGATTGGGAACAGTCAAACTTAATTTCTTCTAGAATGAGACTATTCTGCAGCCACTTGAATAGAGCAAGCTCATCTCTCCGTACCAGAATAAAACCAAACACTTGCAGTGGAAGCTCGGTTCTAGCTTTAACATTTTTAGTAATTGTGGTGTTAATGTGTACTGGAGTTAAAtacatatatggaggcagtggtGCACATGAAGCTTACCCCTTGCATGGTCAGTATTCTCAGTTCACTTTATTAACAATGACCTATGATGCTCGGCTTTGGAATCTTAAAATGTATGTCAAGCATTACTCAAGGTGCTCTTCAGTGCGTGAGATTGTTGTTGTGTGGAACAAAGGACAACCTCCAGAATTGAGTGAGTTTGATTCTGCAGTGCCGGTGAGGATTAGAGTAGAGGAAAAAAACTCACTGAATAATCGGTTCAAGGTTGACCCTTCCATAAAGACAAGATCTGTTCTTGAGCTCGACGATGACATTATGATGCCCTGTGATGACGTTGAGCGAGGATTTAAGGTATGGCGTGAGCATCCTGAACGAATTGTAGGTTTTTACCCCCGACTGGCAAATGGAAGCCCTTTGAAATACAGGGCCGAGACTCATGCTCGGAAGCACAATGGATATAATATGATTCTAACTGGAGCGGCCTTCATTGATAGTAAAATGGCTTTTGAAATGTACTGGAGCAAAGAGGCTGCAGCAGGTAGGGAAATAGTAGACAATCTTTTTAATTGCGAGGATGTGCTGTTAAACTTCTTGTATGCAAACGCAAGCTCTTCAAAGACAGTTGAATATGTGAAACCCGCATGGGCAATTGATACTTCAAAGTTTTCTGGTGTCGCAATTAGTGGAAATACGCAAACTCACTATGCCCTTCGAAGCAGTTGCCTTGAAAAGTTCTCTGACATGTATGGGAGCATAAGCAATCGGAAGTCAGAGTTTAACCACCGAATGGATGGTTGGGATGTATAG